A single window of Nitrospirae bacterium CG2_30_53_67 DNA harbors:
- a CDS encoding 30S ribosomal protein S7: MARRRVAAKREVLPDPKFHNKLVSKFVNSLMKQGGKGLAEKIFYGAMDIIQGKTGEEAVKTFLKALDNVKPVVEVRSRRVGGSTYQIPIEVRPSRRFALSQRWIITYARSRGEKTMKERLAGELMDAAKNTGNAIKKKEDTHKMAEANKAFAHYRW; the protein is encoded by the coding sequence ATGGCTCGCCGAAGGGTGGCTGCAAAACGAGAGGTTTTACCGGATCCCAAGTTTCACAACAAGCTGGTGAGCAAATTCGTCAACAGCCTGATGAAACAAGGGGGCAAAGGTCTGGCCGAGAAGATCTTTTACGGCGCGATGGATATTATTCAGGGGAAAACCGGGGAGGAAGCGGTGAAGACGTTTCTCAAGGCGCTGGATAACGTCAAACCCGTTGTTGAAGTCCGCTCCAGAAGGGTTGGAGGGTCCACCTACCAGATCCCGATTGAAGTGCGGCCGAGCCGCAGATTCGCGTTGAGTCAGCGCTGGATCATCACGTATGCACGGTCCCGCGGAGAGAAGACCATGAAAGAGAGGCTTGCCGGAGAGCTTATGGACGCCGCCAAAAACACAGGGAATGCGATCAAGAAAAAAGAAGATACTCATAAAATGGCGGAAGCGAACAAGGCTTTTGCTCATTATAGGTGGTAG
- a CDS encoding 30S ribosomal protein S12: MPTINQLVRKGRKKSPVKTTAPALQGSPQRRGVCTRVYTSTPKKPNSALRKVARVRLTNGYEVTSYIPGVGHNLQEHSIVLIRGGRVKDLPGVRYHIIRGTLDSVGVADRKQSRSKYGAKRPKK; encoded by the coding sequence GTGCCGACCATTAATCAGCTGGTCAGAAAAGGAAGGAAAAAGAGTCCGGTGAAGACCACCGCTCCGGCTTTGCAGGGGAGTCCTCAAAGACGGGGGGTCTGTACGAGGGTTTATACCTCCACGCCGAAGAAGCCGAATTCGGCCCTCCGGAAAGTGGCCAGAGTCCGGCTGACGAATGGATACGAGGTAACTTCTTATATACCCGGAGTCGGGCATAATCTGCAGGAGCATTCCATCGTGCTCATCCGCGGCGGAAGAGTCAAGGATCTTCCCGGTGTCCGGTACCACATCATCCGGGGGACTCTGGATTCCGTGGGGGTTGCGGACCGCAAGCAGAGCCGGTCGAAATACGGGGCGAAACGGCCCAAGAAATAG